The Deferribacterota bacterium nucleotide sequence GATTCTAAGTGCAAAGTTATACATATAAATGATACTATAGTTAGTTGTGGATCAAAAAAAGATAGACATGAGAAAATACTTGAGGGTGATTTAGGCAGAGATTTTTTTAGAAAACTAATTAATGATAAAAGATTTTCTTATACATTAGGTATTCTTGAAACTGAAAAGGATGTAAATTCTTCATATAGGAATCAGATTAATAGATTATATAAATTGAGAGGTTTATATGTTTGATGGTTTAATTATAATTGATATGCTAAATGATTTTTTATTAGAAGGGGCGCCCCTTTATTTGCCTAGTGGAAGATTGATTATTAATAATATAAAAAAAGAGATAGATTATTCTAGAGAGAGAAATATACCTGTAATCTATGTGTGCGATTCCCACTTAGAAAATGATTTAGAGTTTAAAGTTTGGCCAAAGCATTGTATAAAAAATAGTTTTGGTAGTAAAGTAGTAGATGAGTTGTCACCTTTGGATAATGATTTGATCATAGAAAAGAACAGATACTCATCCTTTTATAATACAGATTTGGATGAACTGTTAAAGAAAATGGATATAAAGACAATAAATATAGCTGGTATATTGACAAATGTGTGTGTACTGTATACTGTTGCTGATGCACACTTTAGAGATTACAATATTGTAGTTAAGAAAAATTGTGTTGCAACAAATGATAGGGAACTTGAAAATTTTGCTTTTAGACAGATGAAAGAAATTCACAATGTTGATCTAGTTGATGAGAAATAATTATACAATTAAGAAGGTTAATTCACCTTTTGATGATACCTGTTTTTTTATAAGGAATGTTTATAAGAAAAAGGCACTTCTATTTGATTGTGGCAGGATAGGTGGGCTAAACAACACAGAGATCTTAAGTTTAAGGGATATATTTATTAGCCATGCTCATATTGATCATTTTTATGGCTTCGATAGACTGTTGAGAACATTTTTAAGGTCAGATAAAAAATTGAGATTTTATGGACCCCCAGGTTTTATTAATAATGTGATTGGCAAATTATCTGGTTATACGTGGAATTTAGTTGACAATTATGATTTTGAGTTAGAAGCTTATGAGTTAAATAGCTGTGGGAAAGCTAAGATTGCTTTGTTTAAGGCTTCTAATTATTTTAAACCTAT carries:
- a CDS encoding isochorismatase family cysteine hydrolase, with the protein product MFDGLIIIDMLNDFLLEGAPLYLPSGRLIINNIKKEIDYSRERNIPVIYVCDSHLENDLEFKVWPKHCIKNSFGSKVVDELSPLDNDLIIEKNRYSSFYNTDLDELLKKMDIKTINIAGILTNVCVLYTVADAHFRDYNIVVKKNCVATNDRELENFAFRQMKEIHNVDLVDEK